In one window of Pseudorasbora parva isolate DD20220531a chromosome 7, ASM2467924v1, whole genome shotgun sequence DNA:
- the lenep gene encoding lens epithelial cell protein LEP503, producing MHSQRPLHQAMPSSLGQNLRDAVLRMGHGKGILGGNVAYGVLQSLKECLYFLLCCWCIKEIID from the coding sequence ATGCACTCACAGCGCCCGCTACACCAGGCTATGCCCTCGTCACTGGGGCAAAACCTGAGAGATGCAGTCTTGAGGATGGGCCATGGCAAAGGCATACTGGGAGGAAATGTGGCGTATGGAGTTCTCCAGTCTCTTAAAGAGTgcctctacttcctgctctgctGCTGGTGCATCAAAGAAATCATAGACTAG
- the pbxip1b gene encoding pre-B-cell leukemia homeobox interacting protein 1b isoform X2 encodes MSENSNSANSNSWTLLTPAVKESGVENVGPVAEDLKVEGRLSKAPEANSDLEKHSSEASAHQPETETSSQLQSDTALTHGSEQAKETQVMSPEMSEGRAQLNATHVNEDPSSLSDTVEDVSSWTPDHEERDALTGHSESPVSPSTDVDSFSDSYTHISPTSGSSPLPPSVCQERDWFKSDEESQRKTITEESKEVLETQGKQGDALRKRTISHLGSLDKTEAEDDEEGEEEDFQPPQREGETVFSLNKCILAAVILLGLGTIFFSEADMDFKELKDPTNQEWLNSEVSRDTPVGLQPPDILSKQAKEDQQILVLEAQLQQHQGQLKAAQLLAEEGEKERVRREELEKEYQRIKGELDKVPALQKELEQENERMKEENVRAKKELEALPSLHRELEHLRAKVSQLTQSTERAEPVHPVAASRIPPAGDKRDVPPIERQDMKHRKTSDKKSEEKEQRKGDKEWKKKKSGKKEDDKERKERGSEGEHTKEQKDWKKDKSHQEEGNESKRKEWLKDKKRDDGKMGKESEDKKDFKKWEERKEWKEDKKGKKDKHVGQDERRGDKKDLKDTGKNKGKEEKEWKPRGERKEDKHWKSDKQSGGNEHKEWKGEKEWRKEKSEGKHSDKKEKKLKGEREFPKEYGGKEMKEKHWREKERESKDEEWKREELKEEKKTKAFYHKNVGQKNPNEKEKQRKERHGHGAPNGRTSHHHSDHEKYWSKQRERIQHYDGHRETCSGVADCARVEGLSPVSLRDFQTLLQSYLNKLQDPEDQTSREEELHKLVKEFFKDGVFAHDQMPFSEFVEDVGDILEDMAEGEESDSEGEESEEDDDDEMEEFEREAMEKFALPKEARKGEQKESGRVKG; translated from the exons ATGTCTGAAAACAGCAACAGTGCCAATAGCAACAGCTGGACTCTTCTTACCCCAGCGGTAAAG GAGTCTGGAGTTGAGAATGTGGGTCCGGTAGCTGAAGATCTTAAGGTCGAGGGGCGGCTCTCAAAAGCACCCGAGGCCAACAGTGACCTGGAGAAGCACTCCTCTGAAGCATCTGCCCACCAGCCAGAGACGGAGACATCATCACAGTTGCAGTCTGACACAGCTCTCACCCATGGGTCAGAGCAAGCAAAGGAAACTCAG GTAATGTCTCCAGAGATGAGTGAGGGTCGGGCTCAGCTGAATGCAACACATGTCAATGAAGACCCCAGCTCTCTCAGTGACACTGTTGAGGATGTCAGCTCCTGGACCCCTGATCATGAGGAACGAGATGCCCTTACAGGTCACTCAGAGAGCCCAGTTTCTCCTAGCACTGACGTCGATTCATTCTCTGACTCATACACTCACATAAGTCCTACCTCTGGATCAAGTCCACTTCCTCCTTCAGTTTGTCAGGAAAGAGACTGGTTTAAATCAGATGAGGAGTCTCAGAGGAAAACCATAACTGAAG AGTCTAAAGAAGTGTTGGAAACACAAGGGAAGCAGGGGGATGCTTTACGAAAGAGAACAATCTCCCACCTGGGCTCTTTGGACAAGACTGAGGCAGAGGACGATGAAGAGGGAGAGGAGGAAGACTTTCAGCCCCCTCAGAGAGAAGGGGAAACAGTCTTTTCTTTGAACAAGTGCATCCTTGCAGCTGTCATTCTTCTAGGGCTAGGAACCATTTTTTTCTCGG AAGCAGACATGGATTTTAAAGAGCTGAAGGATCCAACAAATCAG gAGTGGTTGAACTCTGAAGTCTCCAGAGACACACCTGTTGGTCTTCAGCCTCCAGATATTTTAAGCAAACAGGCAAAGGAAGATCAGCAAATATTGGTACTAGAGGCACAACTTCAG CAACATCAAGGTCAACTGAAAGCAGCGCAGCTTCTGGCAGAGGAGGGAGAAAAAGAGCGTGTGAGGAGAGAAGAGCTGGAGAAGGAGTACCAGAGGATAAAAGGAGAACTAGACAAAGTACCGGCTCTTCAGAAAGAGCTGGAGCAAGAGAACGAGAGAATGAAAGAAGAAAATGTGAGGGCAAAGAAAGAGCTGGAGGCCCTGCCATCACTGCACAGAGAACTGGAGCATCTTAGGGCTAAAGTTTCACAGCTCACACAGAGCACAG AAAGAGCAGAACCGGTGCATCCCGTTGCAGCCTCACGGATTCCCCCTGCTGGAGACAAAAGAGATGTACCGCCCATAGAAAGACAAGACATGAAGCACAGGAAGACTTCGGACAAAAAGAGTGAGGAGAAAGAACAAAGAAAGGGAGACAAAGAatggaaaaagaagaaaagtgGAAAAAAGGAAGATGACAAAGAAAGGAAGGAGAGAGGGTCTGAGGGAGAACACACTAAGGAACAGAAGGACTGGAAAAAAGATAAAAGCCACCAGGAAGAAGGTAATGAAAGTAAGAGGAAAGAGTGGCTGAAGGACAAAAAACGAGATGATGGTAAAATGGGTAAAGAAAGTGAAGACAagaaagattttaaaaagtgggAGGAGAGAAAAGAATGGAAGGAAGATAAAAAGGGAAAGAAAGACAAACATGTAGGGCAGGATGAGAGGAGGGGAGACAAAAAGGACTTAAAGGATACTGGGAAAAACAAAGGGAAAGAGGAAAAGGAATGGAAACCGAGAGGGGAGAGGAAAGAGGACAAGCACTGGAAAAGTGATAAACAGAGTGGCGGGAATGAACATAAAGAATGGAAAGGTGAAAAGGAGTGGAGAAAGGAAAAGAGTGAGGGAAAACACAGtgataaaaaagagaaaaaactgaaaggagagagagagtttccCAAAGAGTATGGTGGAAAAGAAATGAAGGAAAAGCAttggagagagaaagaaagagagtcAAAAGATGAAGAGTGGAAAAGAGAGGAATTGAAGGAGGAGAAAAAAACCAAGGCATTCTACCATAAAAATGTGGGGCAAAAGAATCCTAATGAAAAGGAGAAACAGCGGAAGGAGAGACATGGACACGGAGCACCAAACGGGAGAACCTCCCATCACCATTCCGACCATGAGAAGTACTGGAGCAAACAGAGAGAGCGGATACAGCATTACGACGGGCACCGGGAGACGTGCAGCGGCGTGGCAGACTGCGCTCGGGTCGAGGGTCTCTCTCCCGTCAGCCTGCGGGACTTTCAAACACTTCTCCAGTCCTACCTGAACAAGCTCCAGGATCCCGAGGACCAGACCTCCAGGGAGGAAGAGCTCCATAAGCTGGTGAAGGAGTTCTTCAAGGATGGAGTGTTCGCTCATGATCAGATGCCATTCAGTGAGTTCGTGGAAGATGTGGGGGACATTTTGGAAGACATGGCTGAAGGAGAAGAGAGTGACAGCGAAGGAGAAGAGAGCGAGGAAGATGATGACGACGAGATGGAGGAATTTGAAAGGGAGGCGATGGAGAAATTCGCACTTCCAAAGGAAGCGAGGAAGGGAGAGCAGAAAGAGAGTGGAAGAGTGAAAGGTTGA
- the pbxip1b gene encoding pre-B-cell leukemia homeobox interacting protein 1b isoform X1: protein MSENSNSANSNSWTLLTPAVKESGVENVGPVAEDLKVEGRLSKAPEANSDLEKHSSEASAHQPETETSSQLQSDTALTHGSEQAKETQVMSPEMSEGRAQLNATHVNEDPSSLSDTVEDVSSWTPDHEERDALTGHSESPVSPSTDVDSFSDSYTHISPTSGSSPLPPSVCQERDWFKSDEESQRKTITEESKEVLETQGKQGDALRKRTISHLGSLDKTEAEDDEEGEEEDFQPPQREGETVFSLNKCILAAVILLGLGTIFFSGVLMDLDGEADMDFKELKDPTNQEWLNSEVSRDTPVGLQPPDILSKQAKEDQQILVLEAQLQQHQGQLKAAQLLAEEGEKERVRREELEKEYQRIKGELDKVPALQKELEQENERMKEENVRAKKELEALPSLHRELEHLRAKVSQLTQSTERAEPVHPVAASRIPPAGDKRDVPPIERQDMKHRKTSDKKSEEKEQRKGDKEWKKKKSGKKEDDKERKERGSEGEHTKEQKDWKKDKSHQEEGNESKRKEWLKDKKRDDGKMGKESEDKKDFKKWEERKEWKEDKKGKKDKHVGQDERRGDKKDLKDTGKNKGKEEKEWKPRGERKEDKHWKSDKQSGGNEHKEWKGEKEWRKEKSEGKHSDKKEKKLKGEREFPKEYGGKEMKEKHWREKERESKDEEWKREELKEEKKTKAFYHKNVGQKNPNEKEKQRKERHGHGAPNGRTSHHHSDHEKYWSKQRERIQHYDGHRETCSGVADCARVEGLSPVSLRDFQTLLQSYLNKLQDPEDQTSREEELHKLVKEFFKDGVFAHDQMPFSEFVEDVGDILEDMAEGEESDSEGEESEEDDDDEMEEFEREAMEKFALPKEARKGEQKESGRVKG, encoded by the exons ATGTCTGAAAACAGCAACAGTGCCAATAGCAACAGCTGGACTCTTCTTACCCCAGCGGTAAAG GAGTCTGGAGTTGAGAATGTGGGTCCGGTAGCTGAAGATCTTAAGGTCGAGGGGCGGCTCTCAAAAGCACCCGAGGCCAACAGTGACCTGGAGAAGCACTCCTCTGAAGCATCTGCCCACCAGCCAGAGACGGAGACATCATCACAGTTGCAGTCTGACACAGCTCTCACCCATGGGTCAGAGCAAGCAAAGGAAACTCAG GTAATGTCTCCAGAGATGAGTGAGGGTCGGGCTCAGCTGAATGCAACACATGTCAATGAAGACCCCAGCTCTCTCAGTGACACTGTTGAGGATGTCAGCTCCTGGACCCCTGATCATGAGGAACGAGATGCCCTTACAGGTCACTCAGAGAGCCCAGTTTCTCCTAGCACTGACGTCGATTCATTCTCTGACTCATACACTCACATAAGTCCTACCTCTGGATCAAGTCCACTTCCTCCTTCAGTTTGTCAGGAAAGAGACTGGTTTAAATCAGATGAGGAGTCTCAGAGGAAAACCATAACTGAAG AGTCTAAAGAAGTGTTGGAAACACAAGGGAAGCAGGGGGATGCTTTACGAAAGAGAACAATCTCCCACCTGGGCTCTTTGGACAAGACTGAGGCAGAGGACGATGAAGAGGGAGAGGAGGAAGACTTTCAGCCCCCTCAGAGAGAAGGGGAAACAGTCTTTTCTTTGAACAAGTGCATCCTTGCAGCTGTCATTCTTCTAGGGCTAGGAACCATTTTTTTCTCGG GTGTTCTCATGGACCTGGATGGTG AAGCAGACATGGATTTTAAAGAGCTGAAGGATCCAACAAATCAG gAGTGGTTGAACTCTGAAGTCTCCAGAGACACACCTGTTGGTCTTCAGCCTCCAGATATTTTAAGCAAACAGGCAAAGGAAGATCAGCAAATATTGGTACTAGAGGCACAACTTCAG CAACATCAAGGTCAACTGAAAGCAGCGCAGCTTCTGGCAGAGGAGGGAGAAAAAGAGCGTGTGAGGAGAGAAGAGCTGGAGAAGGAGTACCAGAGGATAAAAGGAGAACTAGACAAAGTACCGGCTCTTCAGAAAGAGCTGGAGCAAGAGAACGAGAGAATGAAAGAAGAAAATGTGAGGGCAAAGAAAGAGCTGGAGGCCCTGCCATCACTGCACAGAGAACTGGAGCATCTTAGGGCTAAAGTTTCACAGCTCACACAGAGCACAG AAAGAGCAGAACCGGTGCATCCCGTTGCAGCCTCACGGATTCCCCCTGCTGGAGACAAAAGAGATGTACCGCCCATAGAAAGACAAGACATGAAGCACAGGAAGACTTCGGACAAAAAGAGTGAGGAGAAAGAACAAAGAAAGGGAGACAAAGAatggaaaaagaagaaaagtgGAAAAAAGGAAGATGACAAAGAAAGGAAGGAGAGAGGGTCTGAGGGAGAACACACTAAGGAACAGAAGGACTGGAAAAAAGATAAAAGCCACCAGGAAGAAGGTAATGAAAGTAAGAGGAAAGAGTGGCTGAAGGACAAAAAACGAGATGATGGTAAAATGGGTAAAGAAAGTGAAGACAagaaagattttaaaaagtgggAGGAGAGAAAAGAATGGAAGGAAGATAAAAAGGGAAAGAAAGACAAACATGTAGGGCAGGATGAGAGGAGGGGAGACAAAAAGGACTTAAAGGATACTGGGAAAAACAAAGGGAAAGAGGAAAAGGAATGGAAACCGAGAGGGGAGAGGAAAGAGGACAAGCACTGGAAAAGTGATAAACAGAGTGGCGGGAATGAACATAAAGAATGGAAAGGTGAAAAGGAGTGGAGAAAGGAAAAGAGTGAGGGAAAACACAGtgataaaaaagagaaaaaactgaaaggagagagagagtttccCAAAGAGTATGGTGGAAAAGAAATGAAGGAAAAGCAttggagagagaaagaaagagagtcAAAAGATGAAGAGTGGAAAAGAGAGGAATTGAAGGAGGAGAAAAAAACCAAGGCATTCTACCATAAAAATGTGGGGCAAAAGAATCCTAATGAAAAGGAGAAACAGCGGAAGGAGAGACATGGACACGGAGCACCAAACGGGAGAACCTCCCATCACCATTCCGACCATGAGAAGTACTGGAGCAAACAGAGAGAGCGGATACAGCATTACGACGGGCACCGGGAGACGTGCAGCGGCGTGGCAGACTGCGCTCGGGTCGAGGGTCTCTCTCCCGTCAGCCTGCGGGACTTTCAAACACTTCTCCAGTCCTACCTGAACAAGCTCCAGGATCCCGAGGACCAGACCTCCAGGGAGGAAGAGCTCCATAAGCTGGTGAAGGAGTTCTTCAAGGATGGAGTGTTCGCTCATGATCAGATGCCATTCAGTGAGTTCGTGGAAGATGTGGGGGACATTTTGGAAGACATGGCTGAAGGAGAAGAGAGTGACAGCGAAGGAGAAGAGAGCGAGGAAGATGATGACGACGAGATGGAGGAATTTGAAAGGGAGGCGATGGAGAAATTCGCACTTCCAAAGGAAGCGAGGAAGGGAGAGCAGAAAGAGAGTGGAAGAGTGAAAGGTTGA